The following proteins are encoded in a genomic region of Pelorhabdus rhamnosifermentans:
- the dapG gene encoding aspartate kinase produces the protein MQIIVQKFGGTSVATEEVRQLVVKKVQQALKEGFTPVVVVSAMGRKGAPYATDTLLSLLKETNERTEKKEIDSLLCCGEIISAAVMAATLQGAGVAATMLTGGQAGIITDNHFTNARIIKIDSSKILHLLQAGRVPVVCGFQGVTVDGDFTTLGRGGSDTTGAALGAALNAEAVEIYTDVDGIMTADPRIVEDARILDCISYSEVCQMAHQGAKVIHPRAVEIAMQKNIPLIVKSTFSDAPGTLITSPATSDSEASLVTDRIATGVTYLEKIVQIALQVESTASHQTASQVFHAMANNNISVDLINVHPGQIMFTVNAEVASLAEEKLVKLGFPVTLLPDCAKVSVVGGGMREVPGVMASFVDALTCSHVEILQTVDSHTSISALIHQADVKTALLALHGRFGLAD, from the coding sequence ATGCAGATAATTGTCCAAAAATTTGGTGGTACCTCTGTTGCAACGGAGGAAGTGCGCCAATTAGTTGTCAAGAAAGTCCAGCAAGCCCTAAAAGAGGGGTTTACACCTGTCGTTGTTGTATCAGCTATGGGCCGAAAAGGGGCTCCCTATGCAACAGATACACTTCTTTCATTACTGAAGGAAACGAATGAGCGGACGGAAAAAAAGGAAATTGACTCGTTGCTTTGCTGTGGTGAAATTATTTCGGCTGCTGTTATGGCAGCCACGCTGCAAGGGGCTGGTGTAGCCGCAACCATGCTTACAGGCGGTCAAGCAGGAATTATTACGGACAATCACTTTACAAATGCCCGAATCATTAAGATTGATTCTTCTAAAATTCTCCATTTGCTTCAAGCGGGCCGTGTTCCTGTTGTCTGCGGTTTCCAAGGCGTAACAGTGGATGGTGATTTTACCACGCTTGGCCGGGGTGGCAGTGATACAACAGGAGCAGCTTTAGGAGCAGCTTTAAATGCAGAAGCAGTAGAAATCTATACAGATGTGGACGGTATTATGACGGCTGATCCTCGTATTGTAGAAGATGCACGTATTCTGGACTGTATTAGCTATAGTGAGGTTTGCCAGATGGCTCATCAAGGTGCCAAAGTCATTCATCCGCGTGCCGTAGAAATTGCGATGCAAAAAAATATTCCTCTTATAGTGAAATCAACCTTTAGCGATGCTCCGGGAACCTTGATTACCAGTCCGGCTACAAGTGATAGCGAAGCATCGCTTGTAACAGATCGTATTGCAACAGGTGTGACTTATTTGGAAAAAATCGTGCAAATAGCGCTTCAAGTAGAATCGACTGCTTCGCATCAAACGGCATCACAAGTGTTTCATGCTATGGCTAATAATAATATTAGTGTGGATTTGATTAATGTTCATCCAGGTCAAATTATGTTTACTGTGAACGCGGAAGTAGCATCTCTCGCTGAAGAAAAATTAGTTAAATTAGGTTTTCCTGTGACGCTATTGCCAGACTGTGCCAAGGTTTCTGTTGTGGGCGGTGGCATGCGTGAAGTACCAGGTGTGATGGCAAGCTTTGTTGATGCCTTAACGTGTAGTCATGTGGAAATACTACAAACTGTTGATTCTCATACATCCATATCAGCGCTGATTCATCAAGCAGATGTAAAAACAGCATTGCTTGCTCTTCACGGCCGGTTCGGATTAGCAGATTAA
- the dapA gene encoding 4-hydroxy-tetrahydrodipicolinate synthase: MKSFGRILTAMVTPFHQDGTVNYEAAAKLAEHLIQNGSDGLVVAGSTGEAATMNKEEKLELFRVIVKKVGNKATIIAGTGSNDTLASVEMTRAAEKTGVHGVLLVGPYYNKPPQEGFYQHFKTIAQSISLPAVIYNVPGRTASNILPSTIIRLSEIDNIVAVKESSGQLEQFAEIIRGTSPDFMVYSGDDSLTLPSLAIGAQGIVSVAAHVAGNAMKRMIEAFLAGDIKTAAKLHLALLPVFKGLFITTNPIPVKTAVNLLGLNAGPFRLPLVNATEQETAKIQEVLQLIPAI; the protein is encoded by the coding sequence ATGAAATCATTTGGTCGGATATTAACTGCCATGGTGACTCCTTTTCATCAAGACGGAACAGTTAACTACGAAGCCGCGGCGAAATTAGCTGAACATCTCATACAAAACGGTTCAGATGGCTTAGTTGTTGCAGGGAGTACAGGCGAGGCAGCTACCATGAATAAAGAAGAAAAACTGGAGCTGTTTCGAGTGATTGTCAAGAAAGTTGGAAATAAAGCTACCATTATTGCAGGAACAGGTTCCAATGATACTCTAGCCTCGGTTGAAATGACTAGAGCAGCTGAAAAAACGGGAGTTCATGGGGTGCTTCTTGTGGGACCTTATTATAATAAACCGCCGCAGGAAGGGTTCTATCAGCATTTTAAAACCATTGCGCAAAGCATATCTTTGCCGGCCGTTATTTATAATGTTCCAGGCCGTACGGCATCCAATATTTTACCTTCGACAATTATTCGTTTGTCTGAAATTGACAATATTGTTGCAGTTAAAGAATCAAGTGGTCAGTTAGAGCAATTTGCTGAAATTATTCGCGGAACATCACCTGATTTTATGGTTTATAGTGGCGATGACTCCTTGACACTTCCCAGCCTTGCCATTGGAGCACAAGGCATTGTAAGTGTTGCCGCTCATGTAGCAGGCAATGCTATGAAACGGATGATTGAGGCCTTTTTGGCTGGAGATATTAAGACAGCGGCAAAGCTCCATTTGGCTCTGTTGCCTGTATTTAAGGGCCTGTTTATTACGACGAATCCGATTCCAGTGAAAACGGCTGTTAATTTGCTTGGTCTTAATGCCGGTCCTTTCCGGTTACCTTTAGTGAATGCTACAGAACAGGAAACGGCAAAAATTCAGGAGGTCCTGCAGCTTATTCCAGCGATTTAA
- the dapB gene encoding 4-hydroxy-tetrahydrodipicolinate reductase: MNKVKVMVSGACGRMGQEVMRAVLNDDALELVGAVDVKNAGTDVGTVIGKAAVGIKIGTDLVEVIKASHAEVMVDFTSPSSVMKNIRLALQQGVCPIVGTTGLSTQDVAEVKELCQKLQGRALIAPNFAIGAILLMQMSVQAAKYLPHVEIIELHHDQKLDAPSGTALRTAELIAEVRGTLRQGHPDEKEKLPGSRGGNFAGIPIHSVRLPGYVANQEVIFGGLGQTLTIRHDSISRESFMPGVTLACRKASSIQGLMCGLENLLD, encoded by the coding sequence ATGAATAAAGTAAAGGTTATGGTAAGTGGTGCATGTGGACGCATGGGCCAAGAAGTTATGAGGGCAGTCCTTAATGACGATGCACTTGAATTAGTAGGCGCCGTGGATGTAAAAAATGCAGGAACAGATGTGGGTACAGTAATTGGAAAAGCTGCGGTTGGTATTAAAATTGGTACTGATCTCGTTGAGGTTATAAAAGCAAGTCATGCTGAAGTCATGGTCGATTTTACCAGTCCCAGTTCTGTTATGAAAAACATTCGCTTGGCTCTGCAGCAAGGCGTATGTCCTATCGTAGGAACAACTGGTCTTTCAACGCAAGATGTTGCAGAAGTAAAAGAATTATGTCAGAAATTACAAGGAAGGGCTTTGATTGCGCCTAATTTTGCCATTGGGGCCATTTTGCTCATGCAAATGTCCGTTCAGGCGGCCAAATATTTACCACATGTTGAAATTATTGAGCTTCATCACGATCAAAAATTGGATGCTCCGTCTGGAACGGCGCTGCGTACAGCTGAATTGATTGCTGAAGTACGTGGTACTCTGCGCCAAGGTCATCCTGATGAAAAAGAAAAGCTACCTGGTAGTCGGGGTGGGAATTTTGCAGGTATTCCTATACATAGTGTGCGTTTACCTGGTTATGTAGCCAACCAAGAAGTGATTTTTGGTGGCTTAGGTCAAACCTTGACGATTCGTCATGATTCCATTTCAAGGGAATCATTTATGCCTGGCGTAACGCTTGCTTGTCGCAAGGCATCCTCTATCCAGGGCCTTATGTGTGGACTGGAAAATCTTTTAGATTAA
- a CDS encoding aspartate-semialdehyde dehydrogenase — MKKSNVAILGATGAVGQEFLTLIEERKFPFENLKLLASKRSAGKEIDFMGKTYTVEEATTESFKDIDIALFAGGSASKTFAPAAVKAGAVVIDNSSAFRMDPNVPLIVPEVNPEAIAAHQGIIANPNCSTIIMLMALKPIYDKVKIKRIVVSTYQAVSGAGKEGINELTEQTKAVLENRPVEANILPSASLPKHYQIAFNILPHIDVFVEDDYTKEEMKMVHETHKILNDYTIGITATTVRVPVYRSHSESINLELSGPLSAAEAKEVLAQFPGVIVEDNPAEQIYPMPLFTSNKDEVFVGRVRPDRSVQHGLNLWVTGDQIRKGAALNALQIAEYMIQHQLV, encoded by the coding sequence ATGAAAAAATCCAATGTAGCTATTCTTGGTGCAACAGGCGCAGTGGGACAGGAGTTCTTAACATTAATTGAAGAACGTAAATTTCCTTTTGAGAACTTAAAATTATTAGCATCGAAACGTTCGGCTGGTAAAGAAATCGACTTTATGGGAAAAACTTATACCGTAGAAGAAGCCACAACAGAGTCTTTTAAAGATATTGATATTGCTTTGTTTGCCGGCGGATCAGCCAGTAAAACTTTTGCTCCAGCTGCTGTAAAAGCTGGCGCTGTTGTTATTGATAATTCTAGTGCTTTTCGTATGGACCCGAATGTGCCGCTCATTGTTCCAGAAGTCAATCCTGAAGCTATCGCTGCACATCAAGGTATTATTGCTAATCCGAATTGTTCCACCATTATTATGTTAATGGCCTTAAAACCAATTTATGATAAAGTGAAAATTAAAAGGATTGTTGTTTCGACTTATCAGGCAGTGTCTGGCGCAGGAAAAGAAGGCATCAACGAATTAACAGAACAAACGAAAGCTGTCCTAGAAAATCGCCCTGTCGAAGCGAATATTTTGCCTAGTGCATCACTACCAAAACATTATCAGATTGCTTTTAATATATTGCCTCATATTGATGTATTTGTTGAGGATGATTATACCAAGGAAGAAATGAAGATGGTACATGAAACACATAAGATTCTTAATGACTATACTATAGGGATAACAGCAACAACAGTTCGCGTTCCAGTGTATCGCAGCCATTCTGAATCCATTAATCTTGAACTCTCCGGTCCTCTTTCAGCAGCAGAAGCCAAAGAAGTACTCGCTCAGTTTCCCGGCGTCATTGTGGAAGATAATCCTGCTGAACAAATTTATCCTATGCCGCTCTTTACATCTAATAAGGATGAAGTATTTGTCGGTCGCGTAAGACCTGATAGATCCGTCCAACATGGTCTGAATCTTTGGGTAACAGGTGATCAGATTCGTAAAGGTGCTGCACTTAACGCGCTGCAAATTGCTGAGTATATGATTCAACATCAATTAGTCTGA